Proteins found in one Marinilabiliales bacterium genomic segment:
- a CDS encoding T9SS C-terminal target domain-containing protein — protein DKAGNEFRVIDYATGETVYTGTIAKRMSKSTRETASADFPSGNYTNADVWECDFSGLTAPGEYVVAVDGIGCSFPFEIGNDITREAYYYAMKGLFWQRQGIVVEVEPDSIRPRGHHPDDIVWRFDPEWHGQGYDVSEFNTESPQVHGVWGHYYDAGDWDGYTHHNRVPAHLLLLYDLAPEGFHDGDVGNRYKLHEEGEWIEEGKSGRPDLLDEAVWLLDYNRRARHVLKEYGGTGGVPGYVGRDAIPSGNAITSWMDTREWYISGNNPEATFLYAGNAAYYAINLNRLHKLKGGTGNHPEYEEWMTEALESYDWANANGSGSDGERRAQGYAAAVLYRATADPEYQDVFRDYWTWEPDKTQGEWAGVNLWAIAAMQHAILPDDHPNLDSELQNSCRNNIQTRADSKAGDIFSNGFRNGMEYYQFLQLGGFNTPRLTVLAAAHRLTGEARYLEAMQHAVSYVLGGNQLNMTYLSGLGERSDQWIFQPNAYLVSNKNNMVYTPENYIGQTSYFGATGLASDYWFTQSKYAEYFSRQAAYPTAADPPSAWPGAEQKFQNRYSIQGGEFTVHQQMNHMIFAMGYINAMANTSDAPYTLSPRPEVSLNLENGHEFEPGSLLTANASENTRRVKYYYDWRYIGESSDSDNDFKLAWNPLLDDGTSVLVTAVAYSDRGRRSLPSKEGEKRIIITFDKSVTGVSLSDTALIMTADETVTLVATVHPSYAENTMVTWDSDNDEVATVDQEGLVTAVAQGTTVIRVVTDEGGFTAECEVTVSPATMSDMIHRSDFRVYPNPLRNGNLTIIPGKDHTGKLEISVINTTGTLLKKISAYSKGGEIIIYPGLPPGIYIICVETQEAPLYKKLQVL, from the coding sequence GACAAGGCAGGCAATGAATTCAGGGTAATCGATTATGCTACCGGCGAAACGGTTTATACCGGCACCATAGCCAAAAGAATGAGTAAAAGCACCAGGGAGACCGCCAGCGCTGATTTCCCCTCCGGAAATTACACCAACGCCGATGTTTGGGAGTGTGATTTCAGCGGGCTCACGGCCCCGGGCGAGTATGTGGTGGCGGTTGACGGGATAGGATGCTCCTTCCCTTTTGAAATTGGCAACGATATCACCCGCGAAGCGTATTACTATGCCATGAAAGGGCTGTTCTGGCAGAGACAGGGCATCGTTGTTGAGGTCGAGCCCGACTCAATAAGGCCAAGGGGGCATCATCCCGACGACATTGTCTGGAGATTTGACCCCGAATGGCACGGACAGGGATACGATGTCTCGGAATTCAATACTGAATCCCCGCAGGTACACGGGGTATGGGGGCACTATTATGATGCGGGGGACTGGGACGGGTATACCCATCACAACAGGGTGCCGGCCCACCTTCTCCTCCTCTACGACCTGGCTCCGGAAGGCTTTCATGACGGTGATGTTGGCAACCGCTACAAGCTGCATGAAGAGGGTGAATGGATTGAAGAGGGGAAAAGCGGCAGGCCTGATCTCCTTGATGAGGCAGTGTGGCTGCTCGATTATAACCGCCGGGCCAGGCATGTTCTCAAGGAATACGGGGGTACGGGCGGTGTGCCCGGTTACGTGGGAAGGGATGCTATTCCTTCCGGTAATGCCATCACTTCATGGATGGATACCCGTGAGTGGTACATATCGGGCAACAACCCTGAAGCGACATTCCTGTACGCTGGCAATGCCGCATATTATGCCATTAACCTGAACCGGCTGCATAAGCTTAAAGGAGGCACCGGTAATCACCCCGAATATGAAGAGTGGATGACCGAGGCCCTTGAATCATACGACTGGGCCAATGCCAATGGCAGCGGGTCTGACGGTGAGCGTCGCGCACAGGGTTATGCCGCAGCGGTACTGTACAGGGCCACGGCTGATCCTGAATACCAGGATGTATTCAGGGATTACTGGACATGGGAGCCCGATAAAACACAGGGAGAATGGGCGGGTGTCAATCTATGGGCAATTGCAGCCATGCAGCATGCAATATTGCCTGATGATCATCCCAATCTGGATAGTGAACTGCAGAATAGCTGCAGGAATAATATACAAACACGTGCTGATTCAAAGGCAGGTGACATTTTCTCCAACGGCTTCAGGAACGGGATGGAGTATTACCAGTTTTTGCAGCTTGGAGGTTTCAACACGCCCCGGCTGACAGTGCTCGCCGCCGCGCACCGGCTGACCGGTGAAGCACGGTACCTTGAGGCCATGCAGCATGCGGTCAGTTACGTGCTTGGAGGCAACCAGCTCAATATGACCTACCTGTCCGGGCTGGGTGAAAGATCAGACCAGTGGATATTCCAGCCCAACGCATACCTGGTAAGCAACAAGAACAACATGGTATACACACCCGAAAATTATATAGGGCAAACAAGTTATTTCGGGGCTACCGGACTTGCAAGTGATTACTGGTTCACACAATCCAAATACGCTGAATACTTTTCGCGCCAGGCCGCCTACCCTACTGCTGCCGACCCTCCCAGTGCCTGGCCCGGAGCGGAGCAGAAGTTCCAGAACCGTTACAGCATCCAGGGGGGCGAGTTCACGGTTCATCAGCAGATGAACCACATGATCTTTGCCATGGGATACATCAATGCGATGGCAAATACATCAGATGCACCATACACCTTGTCACCCAGGCCTGAAGTGTCGCTGAACCTGGAAAACGGACATGAATTTGAGCCGGGTTCACTGCTCACGGCAAATGCTTCTGAAAATACCCGCAGGGTTAAATACTATTATGACTGGCGGTATATTGGTGAAAGCTCTGACAGTGACAACGATTTCAAGCTGGCCTGGAACCCGTTGCTTGATGACGGCACAAGCGTTTTGGTCACCGCCGTTGCCTACAGTGACAGGGGAAGAAGATCTCTGCCATCGAAAGAAGGTGAAAAGAGAATAATAATCACCTTCGACAAATCGGTAACCGGTGTCAGCCTCAGTGATACAGCGCTGATTATGACCGCAGACGAGACCGTCACCCTTGTAGCGACAGTGCACCCTTCCTATGCTGAAAATACCATGGTTACCTGGGATAGCGACAATGATGAAGTCGCTACAGTCGATCAGGAGGGCCTGGTTACTGCTGTCGCACAAGGAACAACGGTTATCAGGGTAGTTACAGATGAAGGGGGTTTTACGGCCGAATGCGAGGTTACGGTATCTCCCGCCACAATGTCTGACATGATACACCGTTCCGACTTCAGAGTATACCCGAATCCCCTCAGAAACGGAAATCTGACAATTATTCCCGGGAAAGATCATACCGGGAAGCTCGAAATAAGTGTTATAAATACAACCGGCACCCTGCTAAAAAAAATTTCTGCGTACAGCAAGGGCGGCGAAATCATAATATACCCGGGTCTTCCTCCCGGCATCTATATCATTTGTGTTGAGACACAAGAAGCACCCTTATACAAAAAGCTGCAGGTAT